A single Actinomycetes bacterium DNA region contains:
- a CDS encoding MmcQ/YjbR family DNA-binding protein, whose protein sequence is MVTAEDVRRLAGSLPRSEERLIRDHVKFRVGRLVFVSISPDEASMGFAFPKEERAALVASEPEKFHMPVASDERYNWVRVWLDAIDEAEMRELVVEAWRMVVPKRVAASYPGP, encoded by the coding sequence ATGGTCACGGCCGAGGACGTGCGGCGGTTGGCTGGCTCGCTGCCGCGCAGCGAGGAGCGGCTGATACGAGACCACGTCAAGTTCCGGGTCGGCAGGCTCGTCTTCGTCTCGATCTCGCCGGATGAGGCGTCGATGGGGTTCGCGTTTCCCAAGGAGGAGCGGGCGGCGCTCGTGGCCAGCGAGCCGGAGAAGTTCCACATGCCGGTCGCCTCGGATGAGCGGTACAACTGGGTGCGGGTGTGGCTGGACGCGATCGACGAGGCGGAGATGCGGGAGCTTGTCGTGGAGGCGTGGCGCATGGTCGTGCCCAAGCGGGTCGCCGCCTCCTACCCGGGGCCGTGA
- a CDS encoding sulfurtransferase — translation MRPVVERDPAEKLRAYFRPERLVTTAWLADHLDDPGLVVAESDEDVLLYETGHIPGAVKIDWHNDLNDPVVRDYVDGRGFAGLMSSKGVTRDTTIVFYGDKSNWWAAYALWVTTLFGHADVRLLDGGRQKWIEEGRPLTTEVPERPPAEYPVVDRDDKAIRAFREDVLAHVATGGRLVDVRSPGEYSGELLAMPDYPQEGALRGGHIPGAANVPWKRAANDDGTFKTAEELRAIYEGELGLAHGDDVIAYCRIGERSSHTWFVLSQLLGFPQVRNYDGSWVEWGNSVRVPIERSAEPVRLSPEKG, via the coding sequence ATGCGTCCTGTGGTGGAGCGCGACCCCGCCGAGAAGCTGCGCGCCTATTTCCGTCCGGAGCGGCTGGTCACCACCGCCTGGCTGGCCGACCACCTGGACGACCCGGGGCTGGTGGTGGCCGAGTCCGACGAGGACGTGCTGCTCTACGAGACCGGCCACATCCCCGGGGCGGTCAAGATCGACTGGCACAACGACCTGAACGACCCGGTCGTCAGGGACTACGTGGACGGCCGGGGGTTCGCCGGGCTGATGTCGTCCAAGGGGGTCACCAGGGACACCACGATCGTCTTCTACGGCGACAAGTCCAACTGGTGGGCCGCGTACGCCCTGTGGGTGACCACCCTGTTCGGGCACGCCGACGTGCGGCTGCTGGACGGCGGCAGGCAGAAGTGGATCGAGGAGGGGCGGCCGCTCACGACCGAGGTGCCCGAGCGCCCGCCCGCCGAGTACCCGGTGGTGGACCGGGACGACAAGGCCATCCGCGCGTTCCGCGAGGACGTCCTCGCCCACGTCGCCACCGGGGGCCGGCTGGTGGACGTCCGCTCGCCCGGCGAGTACTCCGGCGAGCTGCTCGCCATGCCCGACTACCCGCAGGAGGGCGCGCTACGCGGCGGCCACATCCCGGGCGCGGCCAACGTGCCCTGGAAGCGGGCTGCCAACGACGACGGCACGTTCAAGACCGCCGAGGAGCTCCGCGCGATCTACGAGGGCGAGCTCGGCCTGGCCCACGGCGACGACGTGATCGCGTACTGCCGGATCGGGGAGCGGTCCAGCCACACCTGGTTCGTGCTCTCCCAGCTCCTGGGCTTCCCGCAGGTCCGCAACTACGACGGCTCGTGGGTCGAGTGGGGGAACTCGGTGCGGGTGCCGATCGAGCGGTCGGCCGAGCCGGTGCGGCTGTCCCCGGAGAAGGGATGA
- a CDS encoding ATP-binding protein produces the protein MGILFALFLGLTFVASGIAVRLLSGGFGGAGGPRGGPPLVPLPVLGVGVLVAVLVAGRAVRRMAAPIGDVMEAADRVAGGDYEARVEARGPSEVRRLARSFNQMAERLEAHEAQRRSLLADVAHELRTPLSVIRGNVEGMLDGVYPADAAHLGPILEETAVMARLLEDLQTLSTAEVGMLRLHPERVDPVSLVEDAVAAFRVRADTAGVTLDWRAAPGLPELDVDPVRIGEVLANLLSNAVRHTPRGGSVAVTVEPAAAGVSLAVSDTGPGIDAWDLPHVFDRFVKSANSGGAGLGLAIARSLVEAHGGQITAERRLGGGTTMRVVLPVQDGSTAAPSR, from the coding sequence GTGGGGATCCTGTTCGCGCTGTTCCTCGGGCTGACCTTCGTGGCCAGCGGGATCGCGGTCAGGCTGCTCTCGGGTGGCTTCGGTGGGGCGGGCGGGCCGCGAGGCGGCCCGCCGCTGGTCCCCCTCCCGGTCCTCGGCGTGGGCGTGCTGGTGGCGGTGCTCGTGGCTGGGCGCGCGGTGCGGCGCATGGCCGCGCCCATCGGCGACGTCATGGAGGCCGCCGACCGCGTCGCCGGGGGCGACTACGAGGCGCGGGTGGAGGCGCGAGGCCCCAGCGAGGTGCGCCGCCTGGCCCGCTCGTTCAACCAGATGGCCGAGCGCCTGGAGGCTCACGAGGCGCAGCGCCGGAGCCTGCTCGCCGACGTCGCGCACGAGCTGCGCACGCCGCTCTCGGTGATCCGCGGCAACGTCGAGGGGATGCTCGACGGGGTGTACCCGGCCGACGCGGCGCACCTCGGGCCGATCCTGGAGGAGACCGCGGTGATGGCACGGCTGCTCGAGGACCTGCAGACGCTCTCCACGGCCGAGGTGGGGATGCTCCGGCTTCACCCCGAGCGCGTGGACCCGGTGTCGCTGGTGGAGGACGCGGTGGCGGCGTTCCGGGTCCGGGCCGACACGGCCGGGGTGACGCTCGACTGGCGCGCCGCTCCCGGCCTGCCCGAGCTGGACGTCGACCCCGTGCGGATCGGGGAGGTGCTCGCGAACCTGCTGTCCAACGCCGTCCGCCACACCCCGCGGGGCGGCTCGGTCGCCGTCACGGTGGAGCCGGCAGCGGCCGGGGTGTCCCTCGCGGTCTCGGACACGGGCCCGGGCATCGACGCGTGGGACCTCCCGCACGTGTTCGACCGGTTCGTGAAGTCGGCCAACTCGGGGGGCGCCGGGCTCGGCCTGGCCATCGCGAGGAGCCTCGTGGAGGCCCACGGCGGTCAGATCACCGCCGAGCGGCGGCTGGGTGGCGGCACCACGATGCGGGTGGTGCTGCCGGTCCAGGACGGGTCGACCGCCGCCCCCTCCCGCTGA
- a CDS encoding ferritin-like domain-containing protein, producing the protein MSSTRIYTLPIEQTGWQVPGGSTTAFSWEYDEGRDRLLSLYDRGKQKQWDAAERIDWSLDVDLDNPLLTPDESVPIFGSRAWEALDERGRAQVRHHVTAWQFSQFLHGEQGALICASKIVQTVPDLDSKFYAATQVMDEARHVEAYSRYLHSKLQLAYPINPHLKALLNDVISDGRWDMTYLGMQVLIEGLALAAFGLIRDLTRNPLAQAINAYVMQDEARHVAFGRLALRDYYRELGAKEREEREEFCVEACYLMRDRFLAEEVWGNLDLDAEESIRFVKESSTFLQFRTLLFTRIVPTLRDIGLFGPKVRAAFTDMGVLGFEAVDVEELMASDEGIAEGIDAERRAQVEQTIAAGA; encoded by the coding sequence GTGAGCTCGACGCGCATCTACACCCTACCCATCGAGCAGACCGGCTGGCAGGTCCCGGGTGGCAGCACCACCGCCTTCTCCTGGGAGTACGACGAGGGCCGCGACCGGCTGCTCAGCCTGTACGACCGGGGCAAGCAGAAGCAGTGGGACGCCGCCGAGCGGATCGACTGGTCGCTCGACGTCGACCTTGACAACCCACTGCTCACCCCGGACGAGTCGGTGCCCATCTTCGGCTCGCGGGCCTGGGAGGCGCTCGACGAGCGGGGACGCGCGCAGGTCCGCCACCACGTCACGGCCTGGCAGTTCTCGCAGTTCCTCCACGGCGAGCAGGGCGCGCTGATCTGCGCCTCGAAGATCGTGCAGACGGTGCCCGACCTCGACTCGAAGTTCTACGCGGCCACCCAGGTCATGGACGAGGCCCGCCACGTCGAGGCGTACTCCCGCTACCTGCACTCCAAGCTGCAGCTCGCCTACCCCATCAACCCCCACCTGAAGGCCCTGCTCAACGACGTCATCTCCGACGGCCGCTGGGACATGACCTACCTGGGCATGCAGGTGCTGATCGAGGGGCTCGCCCTGGCCGCGTTCGGGCTGATCCGCGACCTCACCCGCAACCCGCTGGCGCAGGCGATCAACGCCTACGTGATGCAGGACGAGGCCCGCCACGTCGCGTTCGGGCGTCTGGCCCTGCGCGACTACTACCGCGAGCTCGGCGCCAAGGAGCGCGAGGAGCGCGAGGAGTTCTGCGTGGAGGCCTGCTACCTGATGCGCGACCGCTTCCTGGCCGAGGAGGTCTGGGGCAACCTCGACCTCGACGCCGAGGAGAGCATCCGCTTCGTCAAGGAGTCGAGCACCTTCCTGCAGTTTCGCACCCTGCTGTTCACCCGCATCGTGCCGACCCTGCGCGACATCGGCCTGTTCGGCCCGAAGGTCCGCGCGGCCTTCACCGACATGGGCGTCCTGGGGTTCGAGGCGGTCGACGTCGAGGAGCTGATGGCCTCCGACGAGGGCATCGCCGAGGGCATCGACGCGGAGCGGCGCGCCCAGGTCGAGCAGACGATCGCCGCCGGCGCCTGA
- a CDS encoding SufE family protein: MTKAAVPARLQEVVEEFADLPREFRLEALLDYSRRVPPLPDCLEGHRDAMEQVHECQTPFFVASEVAGDQTVTLWFDAPPEAPTTRGFAGILSEGLNGATVGEVLATPDAFWTTMGLHEVISPLRLRGMTAILARVKRQLRVRASS; this comes from the coding sequence ATGACCAAGGCCGCCGTGCCGGCCCGCCTCCAGGAGGTGGTGGAGGAGTTCGCCGACCTGCCCCGGGAGTTCCGCCTCGAGGCGCTGCTCGACTACTCGCGCCGCGTCCCGCCGCTGCCCGACTGCCTCGAGGGCCACCGGGACGCCATGGAGCAGGTCCACGAGTGCCAGACGCCGTTCTTCGTGGCCAGCGAGGTGGCCGGCGACCAGACGGTGACCCTCTGGTTCGACGCGCCCCCGGAGGCGCCGACCACCAGGGGCTTTGCCGGCATCCTGTCCGAGGGGCTGAACGGCGCCACGGTCGGCGAGGTGCTCGCCACCCCGGACGCCTTCTGGACCACGATGGGGCTGCACGAGGTCATCTCGCCCCTGCGCCTGCGGGGGATGACGGCCATCCTGGCCCGGGTGAAGCGCCAGCTCCGCGTGCGGGCCTCGTCATGA
- a CDS encoding DUF4012 domain-containing protein — MAAGLGTVTPDGTTAPGRPRRRWGRWVALAMLLAVAGAVAAGAWLALGLTRAARDVKTSATAARADLKRASRALRAGDDAGARRAVQAARTELRRADAAAARTPVRIAGRLPVAASPVADLGHLLAAGHVLVGTADRALGVQARVTGDKATLFRNGRVDLATAARAVTDTTAILGDLDRARAELRQVRGGRFAPGAAQARDATLREVDDLDRQVRPLVTVLRALPPAVGADGPRTYLVAVMNSAELKAMGGAPLAVALVRFELGKVSILRRGEATEQRLNLGVSWPYLPGDPWHPPGSVSRFTSSGLSPHFPTSGEEMLRAYQAITGTRGDGVIAMDPTAFAKLLRVTGPVSAPGYGSVSGKKLVRLLLADSYQRIPDKEARHRVNEALMDAMLGRILTGGKLLGQVEALGEAAKGRHVQLYFRDAGLQRTTLAHGLGGDLSPAPQDYLAVYTQNGNASKVDFYQRRSIEQVVRLAPDGSARVTRTVRLVNATPAGAPAGERSGYFTSWGRPGVIAYLPDRATAVSARVDGKQAGWAPFRELGRQVVRLLVSMPPGSTRTVTVEYRLPRAAVRDGAGLRYALAADTQPIVNPASLRVVVVPPPGFGAPPQPGWKAEKGTLVATRPFTSDQALTLRLQH; from the coding sequence ATGGCCGCCGGGCTAGGAACCGTCACGCCGGATGGCACCACCGCCCCCGGCCGCCCCCGCCGGCGCTGGGGCCGCTGGGTCGCTCTGGCGATGCTGCTCGCGGTCGCGGGCGCCGTCGCGGCCGGTGCCTGGCTCGCGCTCGGCCTCACCCGCGCCGCCCGGGACGTCAAGACGTCGGCCACGGCCGCCCGCGCCGACCTCAAGCGTGCCAGCCGGGCGCTCAGGGCCGGCGACGACGCCGGGGCGCGGCGGGCCGTGCAGGCGGCCCGGACCGAGCTGCGCCGGGCCGACGCCGCCGCGGCGCGCACGCCCGTGCGCATCGCCGGGCGCCTGCCCGTGGCCGCCTCGCCAGTGGCCGACCTCGGCCACCTGCTGGCCGCCGGGCACGTGCTGGTCGGCACCGCCGACCGCGCCCTGGGCGTCCAGGCACGGGTCACCGGCGACAAGGCCACACTGTTCCGCAACGGGCGCGTCGACCTGGCCACCGCGGCCCGGGCCGTCACCGACACCACGGCGATCCTCGGCGACCTCGACCGGGCCAGGGCCGAGCTGCGCCAGGTGCGCGGGGGGCGGTTCGCCCCGGGCGCCGCCCAGGCCCGCGACGCCACCCTCCGGGAGGTCGACGACCTCGACCGGCAGGTCCGCCCGCTGGTCACCGTGCTCCGGGCGCTCCCGCCCGCGGTCGGTGCCGACGGCCCTCGCACCTACCTGGTGGCGGTCATGAACTCGGCGGAGCTGAAGGCGATGGGCGGGGCGCCGCTCGCGGTCGCGCTGGTCCGGTTCGAGCTCGGCAAGGTCTCGATCCTGCGGCGCGGCGAGGCCACCGAGCAGCGGCTCAACCTCGGCGTGAGCTGGCCCTACCTGCCCGGCGACCCGTGGCACCCGCCCGGCTCGGTGTCGAGGTTCACCAGCTCCGGCCTGTCTCCCCACTTCCCCACCTCCGGGGAGGAGATGCTCCGCGCCTACCAGGCCATCACCGGGACCCGCGGCGACGGGGTGATCGCCATGGACCCGACCGCGTTCGCCAAGCTCCTGCGTGTCACCGGGCCGGTCAGCGCGCCTGGCTACGGCTCGGTGAGCGGCAAGAAGCTGGTGCGGCTCCTGCTCGCCGACAGCTACCAGCGCATCCCCGACAAGGAGGCGCGCCACCGGGTCAACGAGGCCCTCATGGACGCGATGCTGGGTCGCATCCTCACCGGCGGCAAGCTCCTCGGCCAGGTCGAGGCCCTCGGGGAGGCGGCCAAGGGCAGGCACGTGCAGCTCTACTTCCGGGACGCCGGGCTGCAGCGCACCACCCTCGCCCACGGTCTCGGGGGCGACCTGTCGCCCGCCCCCCAGGACTACCTCGCCGTCTACACCCAGAACGGCAACGCCAGCAAGGTCGACTTCTACCAGCGGCGCTCGATCGAGCAGGTGGTGCGTCTGGCACCCGACGGGTCGGCCCGGGTGACCCGGACTGTCCGCCTGGTGAACGCCACCCCGGCGGGCGCACCGGCCGGGGAGCGGAGCGGGTACTTCACCAGCTGGGGCCGGCCCGGCGTGATCGCCTACCTGCCCGACCGGGCCACCGCCGTCTCGGCCCGGGTCGACGGCAAGCAGGCCGGCTGGGCGCCGTTCCGCGAGCTCGGCCGCCAGGTCGTCCGCCTCCTGGTGTCCATGCCGCCCGGCTCGACCCGCACCGTCACGGTCGAGTACCGGCTGCCCAGGGCGGCCGTGCGCGATGGTGCCGGCCTGCGGTACGCGCTCGCGGCCGACACCCAGCCGATCGTCAACCCGGCCTCCCTGCGGGTGGTGGTGGTGCCCCCGCCGGGGTTCGGCGCGCCGCCCCAGCCCGGCTGGAAGGCCGAGAAGGGCACCCTGGTCGCCACGCGCCCGTTCACCAGCGACCAGGCCCTCACCCTCCGCCTGCAGCACTGA
- a CDS encoding amidohydrolase family protein has protein sequence MENTCGSAAARQPSRLRLFDAHLHIVDPRFPLTPNQGFVPEPFTVASYRARTGTIHVDAPVGVAGTASGVPVEVTGGAVVSGSFQGFDDAYLRDALARLGRAFVGVAQLPAVTADGRILALHAAGVRAVRFNLRRGGGEALEHLEALAHRVHDLAGWHVELYVGGADLAGLEARLARLPQVVVDHLGLPDERCGGLDGEGFAALLRLVEGGAKVKATGFGRQASTVDVAEALRRIARVDPGALLFGTDLPSTRTPRPFTDADVALARDTLEAAFGEDAVRRALHDNAVALYRPVSTAA, from the coding sequence GTGGAGAACACCTGTGGGTCGGCAGCAGCGCGCCAGCCTTCGCGGCTGCGCCTGTTCGACGCGCACCTGCACATCGTCGACCCGCGGTTCCCGCTCACACCCAACCAGGGCTTCGTCCCCGAGCCGTTCACCGTCGCCAGCTACCGCGCGCGCACCGGCACGATCCACGTCGACGCGCCCGTCGGCGTCGCCGGCACCGCCAGCGGCGTGCCCGTGGAGGTGACCGGCGGCGCGGTCGTGTCCGGGTCGTTCCAGGGGTTCGACGACGCCTACCTGCGCGACGCGCTGGCCCGGCTCGGACGCGCCTTCGTCGGCGTCGCCCAGCTTCCGGCCGTCACCGCTGACGGGCGGATCCTGGCGCTCCACGCCGCGGGTGTGCGCGCGGTGCGGTTCAACCTGCGCCGCGGCGGCGGCGAGGCGCTCGAGCACTTGGAGGCACTCGCGCACCGGGTCCACGACCTGGCCGGCTGGCACGTCGAGCTGTACGTCGGCGGCGCCGACCTGGCCGGCCTGGAGGCACGGCTCGCACGCCTGCCGCAGGTCGTCGTCGACCATCTAGGGCTGCCCGACGAGCGCTGCGGCGGCCTCGACGGCGAGGGGTTTGCGGCGCTGCTGCGCCTGGTCGAGGGCGGCGCGAAGGTCAAGGCGACCGGCTTCGGCCGGCAGGCCTCCACCGTGGACGTCGCCGAGGCGCTGCGGCGCATCGCCCGGGTCGATCCCGGTGCCCTGCTGTTCGGCACCGACCTGCCCTCGACCCGCACGCCGCGGCCGTTCACCGACGCCGATGTCGCGCTGGCGCGCGACACCCTCGAGGCCGCCTTCGGCGAGGACGCGGTCCGGCGGGCGTTGCACGACAACGCCGTGGCCCTCTACCGTCCTGTCAGCACCGCAGCGTGA
- a CDS encoding response regulator transcription factor, producing the protein MKLILVVEDDAKIARLVRDYLEHAGFQVLVAGDGDAALANARRSRPDLVVLDLGLPGRDGLDVARTLRRTSDVPIVMLTARGDETDRVVGLELGADDYVVKPFGPKELVARVRAVLRRTETARTGGPEVLRVADVEVDVARMRVSVGGRPVELTPTEFQLLAALAREPGRVFTRGQLLDAVHGVAFESYERAVDAHVKNIRKKLEPAPGRPRYLLTVHGVGYRFADA; encoded by the coding sequence GTGAAGCTGATCCTGGTCGTCGAGGACGACGCGAAGATCGCGCGGCTCGTGCGCGACTACCTCGAGCACGCCGGGTTCCAGGTGCTCGTGGCCGGCGACGGCGACGCCGCGCTGGCCAACGCACGCCGTTCCAGGCCTGACCTCGTCGTGCTCGACCTCGGCCTGCCCGGGCGGGACGGGCTCGACGTCGCCCGCACGCTGCGGCGGACGTCGGACGTGCCGATCGTGATGCTCACCGCGCGTGGCGACGAGACCGACCGGGTCGTCGGCCTCGAGCTCGGCGCGGACGACTACGTGGTGAAGCCGTTCGGCCCCAAGGAGCTGGTCGCGCGGGTCCGTGCCGTGTTGCGGCGGACCGAGACTGCGCGGACCGGCGGGCCTGAGGTGCTCCGCGTAGCGGATGTCGAGGTGGACGTCGCCCGCATGCGCGTCTCGGTCGGTGGACGGCCGGTCGAGCTGACCCCGACCGAGTTCCAGCTCCTGGCGGCGCTGGCGCGCGAGCCGGGTCGTGTCTTCACTCGTGGCCAGCTCCTCGACGCCGTCCACGGCGTGGCGTTCGAGTCCTACGAGCGGGCCGTTGACGCGCACGTCAAGAACATCCGCAAGAAGCTCGAGCCGGCCCCGGGCCGGCCCCGCTACCTGCTCACCGTCCACGGCGTCGGGTACCGGTTCGCCGATGCCTGA
- a CDS encoding peptide ligase PGM1-related protein, whose product MVTTGARPATFEELQAGFAGRTWGSDPFLLDAGTVVVLPSLSFPVSELRKIVGIQHYEERMLFVLLLLRNPQLRVVYLTSQPVDPAIIAYYLSFLPDPAGARERLDLVWAGDPDPRALTAKLLERPRLLARVRSLAGDGPDAYVLPFNVTPFERTFAEQVRLPIYGPHPDLVRLGSKTGSRRAARAAGVPMIDGWEDLRSLADVERAVRRLASRTPPPPEAVVVKLNDGFSGQGNAIVDLRDPRGVLVDCPTTFGAAEESWPSFAAKVEADGAIVEELIQAPGLVSPSVQLRIAPGGQVELVSTHSQLLGGPGGQVYLGCRFPADDAYRLDIQRWALRVGEVLAARGVIGWLGIDFIIAPSPSGVETYLSEINLRIGGTTHPLWMALLVTEGRYEPATGQLVAAGRAKAYVASDNLKSRDLVGLGPAQVVTRVRQAGLAYDPATRTGATLHLLGALRGFGKVGVTCIADSPPAADDLYREVTRLLTGKG is encoded by the coding sequence GTGGTGACGACCGGGGCACGACCGGCGACCTTCGAGGAGCTCCAGGCTGGCTTTGCCGGGCGCACGTGGGGGAGCGACCCGTTCCTGCTCGACGCGGGCACGGTCGTGGTGCTCCCGTCGCTGTCGTTCCCGGTGTCGGAGCTGCGCAAGATCGTCGGCATCCAGCACTACGAGGAGCGCATGCTGTTCGTGCTCCTGCTGCTGCGCAACCCCCAGCTCCGCGTCGTCTACCTGACCTCGCAGCCGGTCGACCCGGCAATCATCGCCTACTACCTCAGCTTCCTGCCCGACCCGGCCGGCGCCCGGGAGCGCCTCGACCTGGTCTGGGCCGGCGACCCCGACCCCCGCGCGCTCACCGCCAAGCTGCTCGAGCGGCCGAGGCTCCTGGCCCGGGTGCGGTCGCTGGCCGGCGACGGGCCGGACGCGTACGTGCTGCCGTTCAACGTCACCCCGTTCGAGCGGACCTTCGCCGAGCAGGTCCGGCTGCCGATCTACGGGCCCCATCCCGACCTCGTCCGCCTGGGGTCGAAGACCGGCAGCAGGCGCGCGGCCCGGGCGGCCGGCGTCCCCATGATCGACGGGTGGGAGGACCTGCGCTCGCTGGCCGACGTCGAGCGCGCGGTGCGGCGCCTGGCCTCGCGCACGCCGCCCCCGCCCGAGGCGGTCGTGGTCAAGCTGAACGACGGCTTCTCCGGCCAGGGCAACGCCATCGTGGACCTGCGCGACCCGCGCGGGGTCCTGGTCGACTGCCCGACCACCTTCGGCGCGGCCGAGGAGTCCTGGCCGTCGTTCGCGGCCAAGGTGGAGGCGGACGGCGCGATCGTCGAGGAGCTGATCCAGGCACCGGGCCTGGTCTCGCCGAGCGTGCAGCTGCGGATCGCCCCCGGCGGCCAGGTCGAGCTGGTCTCCACCCACAGCCAGCTCCTCGGCGGCCCGGGCGGCCAGGTCTACCTCGGCTGCCGCTTCCCGGCCGACGACGCCTACCGGCTCGACATCCAGCGCTGGGCGCTGCGGGTCGGCGAGGTGCTCGCCGCCCGGGGCGTCATCGGCTGGCTCGGCATCGACTTCATCATCGCGCCCAGCCCTTCCGGGGTCGAGACCTACCTGAGCGAGATCAACCTGCGCATCGGCGGCACCACCCATCCGCTCTGGATGGCCCTGCTGGTCACCGAGGGCCGCTACGAGCCAGCCACCGGCCAGCTCGTCGCGGCCGGCCGGGCCAAGGCCTACGTGGCCAGCGACAACCTCAAGTCCCGCGACCTGGTCGGGCTCGGGCCGGCGCAGGTAGTGACCCGGGTGCGTCAGGCCGGCCTCGCCTACGACCCCGCGACCCGGACAGGGGCGACCCTGCACCTGCTCGGCGCGCTGCGCGGCTTCGGCAAGGTGGGCGTGACCTGCATCGCCGACTCCCCGCCGGCCGCCGACGACCTCTACCGCGAGGTGACCCGCCTGCTCACCGGCAAGGGGTGA